One Triticum dicoccoides isolate Atlit2015 ecotype Zavitan chromosome 4B, WEW_v2.0, whole genome shotgun sequence genomic window carries:
- the LOC119292207 gene encoding cortical cell-delineating protein-like encodes MAPSTKLFLVLLGLNLMVTAVHGGCGPHCPTPTPPPPPSTNGGSCSIDTLKLRVCANVLNLLKLGLGVPPSERCCPLLADLADLDAAVCLCTAIRAKVLGVIKLNVPVDLVLLLNHCHKTCPPGFTCPH; translated from the coding sequence ATGGCGCCATCGACCAAGCTCTTCCTCGTGCTCCTCGGCCTAAACTTGATGGTCACCGCTGTGCACGGTGGTTGCGGACCCCACTGCCCTACCCCGACCCCACCGCCGCCTCCATCGACCAACGGCGGCTCGTGCTCGATTGACACGTTGAAGCTGCGCGTGTGCGCCAACGTGCTGAACCTGCTGAAGCTCGGGCTTGGCGTGCCGCCCAGCGAGCGGTGTTGCCCGCTGCTGGCCGATCTGGCCGACCTGGACGCTGCGGTGTGCCTCTGCACCGCCATCAGGGCCAAGGTCCTCGGCGTCATCAAGCTCAATGTCCCCGTCGACCTGGTGCTCCTGCTCAACCACTGCCACAAGACCTGCCCGCCTGGCTTCACCTGCCCGCACTGA
- the LOC119292204 gene encoding pEARLI1-like lipid transfer protein 3 gives MAPPPSSKLALLLLAMALTVSTVRGCGYNCPSPSPPPPPPTPSCPGYNCPSPSPPPPPSPPPSPPPPSTSSGSCPNLQVCVNVLNLPILSLGLFANECCPLLYGLADLQAAACLCDVLGGVLGLRLDVILLLNQCNIRCESTYTCPR, from the coding sequence ATGGCGCCGCCGCCATCGTCCAAGCTCGCCCTCCTGCTCCTTGCCATGGCACTGACGGTCTCCACAGTTCGCGGTTGCGGATACAACTGCCCGTccccatctccgccgccgccgccgccaacaccgTCGTGCCCGGGATACAACTGCCCGTCcccgtctccgccgccgccgccctcaccgccgccgtcgccaccaccaccaTCAACCAGCTCTGGCTCGTGCCCGAATCTGCAAGTGTGCGTCAATGTGCTGAACCTGCCGATTCTCAGTCTCGGCTTGTTTGCGAATGAGTGCTGCCCGCTGCTCTACGGGTTGGCCGACCTGCAAGCTGCCGCGTGCCTCTGCGACGTCCTCGGCGGGGTCCTCGGCCTCCGCCTCGACGTCATACTCCTCCTCAACCAGTGCAACATTCGCTGCGAATCCACCTACACCTGCCCGCGCTGA
- the LOC119293032 gene encoding cortical cell-delineating protein-like produces the protein MDGHLEPHHKLASPPSSATSLASTLQLATCKIALFLALNLVLVAAAHGCGSYCGNTLAVPVPTPPIVVPPPAIQVPTPPMTGGGRGTCSINTLKLKACANVLNLLELNLGAPASENCCPLLGGLADLDAAICLCTAIKANVLGIKLNIPVDLVLLLNQCGKTCSADFTCPS, from the exons ATGGATGGCCACCTAGAGCCA CATCACAAGCTAGCAAGCCCACCTAGCTCAGCCACAAGCCTAGCCAGTACACTCCAGTTGGCCACTTGCAAGATCGCCCTCTTCCTCGCCTTGAACCTGGTCCTAGTGGCAGCTGCGCATGGCTGCGGGTCGTACTGCGGCAACACACTGGCCGTCCCAGTGCCAACCCCGCCGATCGTCGTGCCCCCGCCGGCCATCCAAGTCCCAACCCCGCCGATGACCGGTGGCGGCAGAGGCACCTGCTCGATCAACACGCTGAAGCTGAAGGCGTGCGCCAACGTACTGAACCTGCTAGAGCTCAACCTAGGCGCGCCGGCGAGCGAGAACTGCTGCCCGCTGCTGGGCGGGCtcgccgacctcgacgccgccatctGCCTCTGCACCGCCATCAAGGCCAATGTCCTCGGCATCAAGCTCAACATCCCCGTCGACCTCGTTCTCCTCCTCAACCAGTGCGGCAAGACCTGCTCCGCCGACTTCACCTGCCCAAGCTGA
- the LOC119292205 gene encoding cortical cell-delineating protein-like — protein MAPSKVAHFLALNLVIVVAAHGCGSYCGNTPAIPGPTLPMAMPPPVVPVPTPPMTGGGSGTCSINTLKLKACANVLNLLKLNLDVPSSEDCCPLLSRLADLDAAVCLCTAINANVLGIKLNVPVDLVLLLNQCGKTCPADFTCPS, from the coding sequence ATGGCGCCCTCCAAGGTCGCCCACTTCCTCGCCCTGAACCTGGTCATCGTGGTAGCCGCGCATGGCTGCGGGTCGTACTGCGGCAACACACCAGCCATCCCAGGGCCAACCCTGCCGatggccatgcccccgcccgtcgtcCCAGTCCCAACCCCGCCGATGACCGGAGGCGGCAGCGGCACCTGCTCGATCAACACGCTGAAGCTGAAGGCGTGCGCCAACGTACTGAACCTGCTAAAGCTCAACCTCGACGTGCCGTCGAGCGAGGACTGCTGCCCCCTGCTGAGCAGGCTTGCCGACCTCGACGCCGCTGTCTGTCTCTGCACCGCCATCAACGCCAACGTCCTCGGCATCAAGCTCAACGTCCCTGTCGATCTCGTGCTCCTCCTCAACCAGTGCGGCAAGACTTGCCCCGCCGACTTCACCTGCCCCAGCTGA